The following proteins come from a genomic window of Pseudomonas cichorii:
- the pilH gene encoding twitching motility response regulator PilH translates to MARILIVDDSPTEMYKLTGMLEKHGHEVLKAENGADGVALARQEKPDAVLMDIVMPGLNGFQATRQLTKDADTNMIPVIMITTKDQETDKVWGKRQGARDYLTKPVDEETLMKTLNAVLAG, encoded by the coding sequence ATGGCTCGAATATTGATCGTCGATGATTCGCCGACCGAAATGTACAAACTCACCGGCATGCTGGAAAAGCACGGCCATGAGGTGCTGAAGGCTGAAAATGGCGCCGATGGCGTTGCGCTGGCCCGTCAGGAAAAACCCGATGCCGTGCTGATGGATATCGTCATGCCCGGGCTCAACGGTTTTCAGGCCACGCGCCAGCTGACCAAGGATGCCGACACCAACATGATCCCGGTGATCATGATCACCACCAAGGATCAGGAAACCGACAAGGTCTGGGGCAAGCGCCAGGGCGCCAGGGATTACCTGACCAAGCCGGTGGATGAAGAAACCCTGATGAAAACCCTGAACGCGGTGCTGGCCGGCTGA
- a CDS encoding chemotaxis protein CheW — translation MVEPRTAFELLLDIDQRCRSLAAGLPLQETHQQDWSGIGFRMGEQRFVAPMGEIAEILHEPRYAVMPGVKPWVVGMANLRGRLLPLMDLCGFFGHELSTVRKQRRVLVVEHQDVFAGLVVDEVFGMQHFSQLSLMPETLVAPDMAVVPFLRGQFLREQAWLVFSPWALTQSPDFMDVAL, via the coding sequence ATGGTCGAGCCACGTACTGCCTTTGAACTGCTGCTCGATATCGATCAGCGGTGTCGCTCCCTGGCGGCAGGTCTGCCGTTGCAGGAAACCCACCAGCAGGACTGGAGCGGCATCGGCTTTCGCATGGGCGAGCAACGCTTCGTGGCGCCCATGGGCGAAATCGCCGAAATCCTGCATGAGCCACGTTATGCCGTGATGCCCGGCGTAAAGCCATGGGTGGTCGGCATGGCCAATCTGCGCGGGCGGCTGTTGCCGCTCATGGACCTGTGCGGTTTCTTCGGCCACGAACTGTCCACGGTTCGCAAGCAACGGCGGGTGCTGGTCGTTGAGCATCAGGATGTGTTTGCGGGGCTGGTGGTGGATGAAGTCTTTGGTATGCAACATTTCAGTCAGTTGAGCCTGATGCCCGAAACCCTTGTTGCGCCGGACATGGCCGTGGTGCCGTTCCTGCGCGGGCAATTTCTGCGTGAACAGGCCTGGCTGGTATTCAGCCCCTGGGCGCTGACGCAATCTCCTGATTTCATGGACGTGGCATTGTAA
- the gshB gene encoding glutathione synthase translates to MSVRLGIVMDPIERISYKKDSSLAMLLAAQERGWSLFYMEQKDLYQNAGQARARMKPLKVFADPAHWFELQDEIDTGLDDLDVILMRKDPPFDMEFVYTTYLLEQAERAGVLIVNKPQSLRDCNEKLFATLFPQCTPPTLVSRRPDILREFAAQHGDVILKPLDGMGGASIFRHRAGDPNLSVILETLTAHGTQQIMAQGYLPAIKDGDKRILMVDGEPVPYCLARIPAAGETRGNLAAGGRGEARPLTEKDRWIAEQIGPTLREKGLIFVGLDVIGEHLTEINVTSPTCIREIDNAFGTHIGGLLMDVIEKKLQAR, encoded by the coding sequence ATGAGCGTTCGCTTAGGGATTGTCATGGACCCCATTGAGCGCATCTCCTATAAAAAGGACAGCTCGCTGGCCATGCTGCTTGCCGCGCAGGAACGTGGCTGGTCGCTGTTCTACATGGAGCAGAAGGACCTGTACCAGAACGCTGGCCAGGCTCGCGCCCGGATGAAACCGCTGAAGGTCTTCGCCGATCCGGCCCACTGGTTTGAACTGCAGGACGAAATCGACACCGGCCTTGACGATCTGGACGTGATCCTGATGCGCAAGGACCCGCCGTTCGACATGGAATTCGTCTACACCACGTACCTGCTGGAACAGGCAGAGCGTGCAGGCGTGCTGATCGTCAACAAACCCCAGAGTCTGCGTGACTGCAACGAAAAGCTGTTCGCCACGCTGTTCCCGCAATGCACCCCGCCAACGCTCGTCAGCCGTCGCCCGGACATTCTTCGTGAATTCGCCGCGCAGCACGGCGATGTGATCCTCAAGCCGCTGGACGGCATGGGCGGCGCGTCGATCTTCCGTCATCGCGCAGGCGACCCGAACCTGTCGGTGATCCTGGAAACCCTGACGGCCCACGGCACCCAGCAGATCATGGCCCAGGGTTATCTGCCAGCAATCAAGGACGGCGACAAACGCATCCTGATGGTCGACGGCGAACCCGTGCCTTACTGCCTGGCGCGTATCCCGGCAGCGGGCGAAACCCGTGGCAACCTGGCCGCTGGAGGTCGCGGCGAAGCTCGTCCGCTGACTGAAAAGGATCGCTGGATCGCTGAGCAGATCGGCCCGACCTTGCGCGAAAAAGGCCTTATTTTTGTCGGTCTGGATGTGATTGGTGAGCATCTCACCGAAATCAACGTCACCAGCCCGACCTGCATCCGCGAAATCGACAATGCCTTCGGCACCCACATCGGCGGCTTGCTGATGGACGTGATCGAGAAGAAACTTCAGGCTCGGTAA
- a CDS encoding dihydroorotase, producing the protein MKLSILGARVIDPVSGLDKVTDLHLEAGKILAIGAAPAGFEPSQTIDANGLVAAPGLVDLNVSLREPGYSRKGTIASETRAATAGGVTSLCCPPRTKPVLDTSAVAELILDRAREAGYSKVFPIGALSKGLEGEQLAELIALRDAGCVAFGNGLSSFSNTRTLCRALEYAATFDLTVIFNSQDRDLAEGGLAHEGPTASFLGLAGIPETAETVALARDLLLVEQSGVRAHFSQLTSARGAALIAQAQARGLPVTADVALYQLILTDEALIDFSSLYHVQPPLRTRADRDGLREAVKSGVIQAISSHHQPHERDAKLAPFGATEPGISSVELLLPLAMTLVEDGLLDLPTLIARLSSGPAAALRLPAGQLSAGSAADLVLFDPAASTVAGEKWLSKGDNCPFLGHCLPGAVRYTLVDGRISYSA; encoded by the coding sequence GTGAAGCTCAGCATTCTCGGCGCTCGCGTCATCGATCCGGTCAGTGGGCTGGATAAAGTCACGGACCTGCACCTTGAAGCGGGCAAGATCCTCGCCATCGGCGCTGCACCCGCAGGCTTCGAGCCCAGCCAGACCATCGACGCCAACGGCCTTGTCGCCGCACCCGGCCTCGTTGACCTCAATGTTTCCCTGCGCGAACCGGGTTACAGCCGCAAAGGCACCATCGCCAGCGAAACACGCGCCGCAACGGCAGGTGGCGTCACCAGCCTGTGCTGCCCGCCACGCACCAAGCCGGTACTCGACACCTCGGCGGTCGCCGAACTGATCCTGGACCGCGCCCGCGAGGCCGGATACAGCAAGGTCTTCCCTATCGGCGCCTTGAGCAAAGGGCTGGAAGGCGAGCAACTGGCAGAACTGATTGCCCTGCGCGACGCCGGTTGCGTGGCGTTCGGCAATGGCTTGAGCAGCTTCAGCAATACCCGCACCCTCTGCCGGGCGCTGGAATATGCGGCGACTTTCGACCTGACGGTGATTTTCAACTCTCAGGATCGTGACCTGGCTGAAGGCGGCCTGGCCCATGAAGGCCCGACTGCCAGCTTCCTTGGCTTGGCCGGCATCCCGGAAACAGCGGAAACCGTGGCACTGGCCCGGGACCTGCTGCTGGTGGAACAAAGCGGCGTGCGTGCGCACTTCAGCCAGTTGACCAGCGCCCGTGGCGCAGCCCTGATCGCCCAGGCGCAAGCCCGCGGCCTGCCGGTGACCGCCGATGTGGCCTTGTATCAGTTGATCCTGACCGACGAAGCCCTGATCGACTTCTCCAGCCTGTATCACGTCCAGCCGCCACTGCGCACCCGCGCCGACCGCGACGGCCTGCGTGAAGCCGTGAAATCCGGTGTGATCCAGGCCATCTCCAGCCATCACCAGCCACATGAACGTGATGCCAAGCTGGCACCGTTTGGCGCGACCGAGCCGGGCATCAGCAGTGTCGAGCTGTTGCTGCCACTGGCGATGACGCTGGTTGAAGATGGCTTGCTCGACCTGCCGACCCTGATCGCCCGCCTGAGCTCAGGCCCTGCAGCCGCCTTGCGCCTGCCAGCCGGGCAATTGAGCGCAGGCTCGGCGGCTGATCTGGTGCTGTTCGACCCGGCAGCCTCGACGGTTGCCGGCGAGAAGTGGCTGTCCAAAGGCGATAACTGCCCGTTCCTGGGGCATTGCCTGCCGGGTGCCGTGCGTTACACGCTGGTGGACGGGCGGATCAGTTATAGCGCCTGA
- a CDS encoding methyl-accepting chemotaxis protein: MSKTGRSLEGAQSRAQIILLFVALIVFIILLFANFTYLNTQSNYDKQYIGHAGELRVLSQRIAKNATEAAAGKAQAFKLLTDARNDFDLRWGYLKKGDPSTGLPAAPSAVRDELRAVQNDWENLRKSADVILASEQTVLSLHQVAATLSETIPQLQVEYEKVVEILLKSHAPASQVVLAQRQALLAERILGAVNIVLSGDETAVQAADAFGRDASQFGRVLNGMLEGNSSMRIAQVEDRDARARLAEISELFEFVSGSVDEILETSSELFQVREASGNIFNTSQTLLEKASVLASGLENLATTRSANSIGEYVLGLLALMSIILIGLVMVRETNRQLRETAQKNERNQNAIMRLLDEIENLADGDLTVTASVTEDFTGAIADSINYSIDQLRELVVTINLTAEQVAAAVQDTQTTATQLAAASEHQALQISAASAAITDIAVSIDQVSANASESSAVAERSVTIANKGNEVVHNTIHGMDNIREQIQDTSKRIKRLGESSQEIGDIVSLIDDIADQTNILALNAAIQASMAGDAGRGFAVVADEVQRLAERSSSATKQIEMLVRAIQNDTNEAVISMEQTTSEVVRGARLAQDAGVALEEIEGVSRVLAELIESITDAARQQASSAGQISQTMTVIQQTSTQTTSGTAATAESIGNLAKMASEMRRSVSGFTLPPSREIG; the protein is encoded by the coding sequence ATGAGTAAGACAGGCAGGTCACTGGAAGGCGCACAGAGCCGGGCGCAGATTATTCTGTTGTTCGTCGCGCTCATCGTTTTCATCATTTTGTTGTTCGCCAACTTCACATATCTCAATACCCAGTCGAACTACGACAAACAGTACATCGGCCATGCCGGTGAGCTGCGGGTGTTGTCCCAGCGTATTGCCAAGAACGCCACCGAAGCTGCGGCCGGCAAGGCCCAGGCGTTCAAGTTACTGACCGATGCCCGCAACGATTTCGACCTGCGCTGGGGCTATCTCAAGAAAGGCGATCCGTCCACCGGTCTGCCGGCTGCGCCTTCGGCCGTGCGGGATGAGTTGCGCGCGGTGCAGAACGACTGGGAGAACCTGCGCAAGAGTGCCGATGTGATTCTGGCCAGCGAACAGACGGTGCTGTCCTTGCATCAGGTGGCCGCGACCTTGTCCGAAACCATCCCGCAATTGCAGGTCGAGTACGAAAAGGTCGTTGAAATCCTGCTCAAGAGCCATGCTCCGGCCAGTCAGGTCGTCCTGGCGCAACGTCAGGCCCTCTTGGCGGAAAGAATCCTCGGTGCAGTGAATATCGTGCTGTCCGGTGACGAAACCGCCGTGCAGGCCGCCGATGCCTTTGGCCGTGATGCCAGCCAGTTCGGACGGGTGCTCAACGGCATGCTCGAAGGTAATTCGAGCATGCGCATCGCTCAGGTCGAGGACCGTGATGCCCGTGCGCGTCTGGCGGAAATCTCCGAATTGTTCGAGTTCGTGTCCGGTTCGGTCGACGAAATCCTCGAAACGTCTTCCGAGCTGTTTCAGGTCCGTGAAGCGTCCGGCAATATTTTCAACACTTCGCAGACCCTGCTGGAGAAAGCGTCGGTGTTGGCCAGTGGCCTGGAAAACCTGGCGACCACCCGTTCGGCCAACTCCATCGGCGAGTACGTGCTCGGCCTGCTGGCGTTGATGTCCATCATCCTGATCGGTCTGGTGATGGTGCGCGAAACCAATCGCCAGTTGCGCGAAACCGCCCAGAAGAACGAGCGCAACCAGAACGCGATCATGCGGCTGCTGGATGAAATCGAGAACCTGGCCGATGGCGACCTGACCGTGACTGCGTCAGTGACCGAGGACTTCACCGGGGCGATTGCCGACTCCATCAACTATTCCATCGATCAATTGCGCGAACTGGTGGTGACCATCAACCTCACCGCCGAGCAGGTCGCGGCAGCGGTGCAGGATACCCAGACCACCGCCACGCAACTGGCGGCAGCGTCCGAGCATCAGGCGCTGCAGATCAGCGCCGCATCGGCGGCAATCACCGACATCGCGGTTTCCATCGATCAGGTTTCCGCCAACGCGTCGGAGTCCTCGGCGGTGGCAGAGCGTTCGGTCACCATCGCCAACAAGGGCAACGAGGTGGTGCACAACACCATCCATGGCATGGACAACATTCGCGAGCAGATTCAGGACACCTCCAAGCGCATCAAGCGCCTGGGCGAGTCCTCGCAGGAAATTGGCGATATCGTCAGCCTGATTGATGACATTGCCGACCAGACCAATATCCTGGCCCTCAATGCTGCCATTCAGGCGTCCATGGCGGGTGATGCAGGGCGCGGCTTTGCGGTGGTTGCCGACGAGGTTCAGCGTCTGGCCGAGCGTTCGTCGTCCGCTACCAAACAGATCGAAATGCTGGTGCGGGCCATCCAGAACGACACCAATGAAGCGGTCATTTCCATGGAACAGACCACCAGCGAGGTGGTGCGCGGCGCACGGCTGGCGCAGGATGCCGGTGTAGCGCTGGAAGAGATCGAAGGTGTTTCCAGGGTGTTGGCCGAACTGATCGAAAGTATCACCGACGCGGCTCGCCAGCAGGCCTCGTCTGCCGGGCAGATTTCGCAGACCATGACCGTGATCCAGCAAACCTCGACACAAACGACTTCGGGTACTGCCGCGACGGCAGAGAGCATCGGCAACCTGGCGAAAATGGCCAGTGAAATGCGCCGCTCGGTGTCAGGGTTTACCTTGCCGCCATCCAGAGAAATCGGATGA
- a CDS encoding aspartate carbamoyltransferase catalytic subunit, whose amino-acid sequence MTPLDAKRPLQLNHQGQLRHFLSLDGLPRELLTEILDTADSFLEVGARAVKKVPLLRGKTVCNVFFENSTRTRTTFELAAQRLSADVITLNVSTSSTSKGETLFDTLRNLEAMAADMFVVRHADSGAAHFIAEHVCPEVAIINGGDGRHAHPTQGMLDMLTIRRHKGSFENLSVAIVGDILHSRVARSNMLALKALGCPDIRVIGPKTLLPIGIEQYGVKVYTDMTEGLKDVDVVIMLRLQRERMTGGLLPSEGEFYRLFGLTTARLAGAKPDAIVMHPGPINRGVEIESAVADGAHSVILNQVTYGIAVRMAVLSMAMSGQTAQRQFEQENAL is encoded by the coding sequence ATGACGCCTCTCGACGCCAAGCGCCCGCTGCAACTCAACCATCAGGGTCAGCTGCGCCATTTTCTGTCTCTGGACGGCTTGCCCCGCGAACTGCTTACCGAAATCCTCGACACGGCTGACTCCTTCCTTGAAGTCGGCGCCCGTGCGGTGAAGAAAGTCCCGCTGTTGCGTGGCAAGACCGTCTGCAACGTGTTCTTCGAGAACTCGACCCGCACGCGGACCACCTTTGAACTCGCCGCCCAGCGGCTGTCGGCGGACGTCATCACCCTCAACGTTTCGACGTCCTCCACCAGCAAGGGCGAGACGCTGTTCGACACCCTGCGCAACCTGGAAGCCATGGCTGCCGACATGTTTGTCGTCCGCCACGCCGACTCCGGCGCAGCCCACTTCATTGCCGAGCACGTATGCCCGGAAGTGGCGATCATCAACGGCGGCGACGGCCGTCACGCGCACCCGACCCAAGGCATGCTCGACATGCTGACGATCCGTCGTCACAAGGGCAGCTTCGAGAACCTGTCGGTGGCCATCGTCGGCGACATCCTGCACTCGCGCGTGGCGCGCTCCAACATGCTGGCCCTCAAGGCACTGGGTTGCCCGGACATTCGCGTCATCGGACCGAAAACCTTGCTGCCCATCGGCATTGAGCAATACGGGGTCAAGGTTTACACCGACATGACCGAAGGCCTGAAGGATGTGGACGTGGTCATCATGCTGCGCCTGCAACGCGAACGCATGACCGGCGGCCTGCTGCCCAGCGAAGGCGAGTTCTACCGTCTGTTCGGCCTGACCACTGCACGTCTGGCGGGCGCCAAGCCTGATGCCATCGTCATGCACCCAGGCCCCATCAACCGGGGCGTGGAAATCGAATCGGCCGTGGCCGACGGCGCGCACTCGGTCATTCTCAATCAAGTGACCTACGGGATCGCCGTGCGCATGGCCGTACTGTCCATGGCCATGAGCGGACAAACCGCACAACGACAATTCGAGCAGGAGAACGCCCTGTGA
- the pilG gene encoding twitching motility response regulator PilG: MEQYATALKVMVIDDSKTVRRTAETLLKNVGCEVITAIDGFDALAKIADNHPRIIFVDIMMPRLDGYQTCALIKNNRAFKSTPVIMLSSKDGLFDKAKGRIVGSDQFLTKPFSKEELLNAIKAHVPGFVAVEQQIS, from the coding sequence ATGGAACAGTACGCCACAGCATTGAAGGTCATGGTCATCGATGACTCGAAGACCGTTCGCCGTACCGCCGAAACGCTGCTAAAGAACGTCGGCTGTGAAGTCATCACGGCAATAGACGGTTTCGATGCGTTGGCAAAGATCGCCGATAATCATCCGCGAATCATATTCGTCGATATCATGATGCCACGTCTGGACGGTTATCAGACCTGTGCACTGATCAAGAACAACAGGGCTTTCAAGTCGACTCCAGTCATCATGCTTTCTTCCAAGGATGGATTGTTCGACAAGGCCAAGGGCAGGATCGTCGGTTCCGACCAGTTTCTGACCAAGCCTTTCAGCAAGGAAGAGCTACTGAACGCCATCAAGGCCCACGTGCCCGGTTTCGTTGCGGTAGAACAACAAATTTCGTGA
- a CDS encoding YqgE/AlgH family protein — protein sequence MKKLSPSYLKHQFLIAMPHMHDQNFAQTLTYIVEHNANGAMGLVINRPQSLSLADVLEQLRPELPAPVRCQHIPIHSGGPVQTDRGFVLHPSGQIFQATVELGGVSLSTSQDVLFSIADGYGPDQNVIALGYAGWDAGQLDAEMAANAWLTCPFDPAILFETDSELRLDAAAARLGINLNLLSTQAGHA from the coding sequence ATGAAAAAACTATCCCCGAGCTATCTCAAGCATCAGTTCCTGATCGCCATGCCCCACATGCACGATCAGAACTTCGCGCAAACCTTGACGTATATCGTCGAGCACAACGCCAATGGTGCAATGGGTCTGGTGATAAACCGCCCGCAAAGCCTGAGTCTTGCCGATGTGCTTGAACAGTTACGCCCGGAGCTGCCCGCTCCCGTGCGCTGCCAGCACATCCCCATTCATTCCGGTGGCCCGGTACAGACCGACCGCGGGTTCGTGCTGCACCCAAGTGGCCAGATATTTCAGGCAACGGTCGAGCTGGGTGGCGTCTCGCTGTCCACCTCGCAGGACGTACTGTTTTCCATCGCGGACGGCTACGGCCCTGATCAAAATGTGATCGCCCTGGGCTACGCCGGCTGGGACGCGGGCCAACTGGATGCCGAAATGGCTGCCAATGCCTGGCTGACCTGCCCTTTCGACCCGGCCATCCTGTTCGAGACCGACAGCGAACTGCGGCTCGACGCTGCGGCAGCGCGCCTGGGGATCAATCTGAATCTGCTCTCGACCCAGGCAGGTCACGCCTGA
- the ruvX gene encoding Holliday junction resolvase RuvX encodes MAALRLLLGFDYGTKQIGIAVGQAITGQARELCTLKAQNGVPDWDKVQALITEWKPDAIVVGLPLNMDGTPSEMSARAEKFSRKLNGRFNIPVYTHDERLTTFEAKGERMARGGQRGSSYRDNPVDAIAAALLLQGWLDAHPELLNA; translated from the coding sequence ATGGCTGCATTGCGCCTGCTCCTGGGTTTCGATTACGGCACCAAACAGATCGGCATTGCGGTCGGCCAGGCCATTACCGGCCAGGCCCGAGAGCTGTGCACGCTCAAGGCACAGAACGGCGTCCCGGACTGGGACAAGGTTCAGGCGCTGATTACCGAGTGGAAACCCGATGCCATCGTGGTCGGCCTGCCGCTGAACATGGACGGTACGCCCAGTGAGATGAGCGCCCGGGCCGAAAAGTTCTCGCGCAAGCTCAATGGCCGCTTCAACATTCCGGTCTATACCCACGATGAACGCCTGACCACCTTTGAAGCCAAGGGCGAACGCATGGCCCGTGGCGGTCAGCGGGGCAGCAGCTATCGTGACAACCCCGTGGATGCCATCGCCGCCGCGCTCTTGCTGCAAGGCTGGCTGGATGCCCATCCCGAGTTGTTGAATGCGTGA
- the pyrR gene encoding bifunctional pyr operon transcriptional regulator/uracil phosphoribosyltransferase PyrR, producing MSLPNPSDLIRQMATDLSAHLSKRGINDPRFIGIRTGGVWVAQALLKAMENDAPLGTLDVSFYRDDFSQNGLHPQVRPSELPFEIEGQHLVLIDDVLMSGRTIRAALNELFDYGRPASVTLVCLLDLDAGELPIRPNVVGASLPLAPDERVKLTGPEPLALELQDLSTASAL from the coding sequence ATGAGCTTGCCCAACCCCAGCGATCTGATTCGTCAGATGGCTACCGACCTGAGCGCTCACCTGAGCAAGCGCGGCATCAACGACCCTCGTTTCATCGGCATCCGCACCGGCGGTGTATGGGTGGCGCAGGCGCTGCTAAAGGCTATGGAAAACGACGCGCCCCTCGGCACACTGGATGTGTCCTTCTATCGCGACGACTTCAGCCAGAACGGCCTTCATCCTCAGGTTCGTCCCTCGGAGCTGCCGTTCGAGATCGAAGGCCAGCACCTGGTCCTGATCGATGACGTGCTCATGAGCGGGCGCACCATTCGTGCAGCCCTCAACGAACTGTTCGATTACGGACGACCAGCCAGTGTCACGCTGGTCTGCCTGCTGGACCTGGACGCCGGTGAACTGCCGATTCGCCCCAACGTGGTGGGCGCATCGCTGCCCCTGGCACCCGACGAGCGCGTCAAGCTGACCGGCCCCGAGCCGCTGGCGCTCGAGCTTCAAGACCTTTCCACCGCTTCAGCCCTTTAA
- a CDS encoding energy transducer TonB gives MTSMARNDLPLELSTVGVRPADRLGFTMMIAALIHAAVILGVGFTYVKPEQISQTLEITLATFKSEEKPKQADFLAQDDQQGSGTLDKAETLKTTEIAPYQDTKVNKVTPPPANKPVEKQEAPKTAVATVAPSPQHTATKREEVKPEPAAKEAPSFDSSQLSNEIASLEAELSAEQQLYAKRPKIHRLNAASTMRDKGAWYKDDWRKKVERVGNLNYPEEARRQQIYGNLRLLVSINHDGSLYEVLVLESSGHPLLDQAAQRIVRLAAPFSPFTGDLADIDRLEIIRTWKFARGDKLSSN, from the coding sequence ATGACATCCATGGCCAGAAACGACCTGCCCCTCGAACTTTCGACAGTTGGGGTGCGTCCAGCAGATCGCCTGGGCTTCACCATGATGATCGCCGCACTTATTCATGCCGCGGTGATTCTTGGCGTCGGCTTCACCTATGTAAAACCCGAACAGATCTCCCAGACGCTGGAAATCACTCTCGCCACGTTCAAAAGCGAGGAAAAGCCCAAGCAGGCGGACTTTCTGGCTCAGGACGATCAACAGGGCAGCGGCACCCTGGACAAGGCAGAAACCCTCAAGACCACGGAAATCGCGCCCTATCAGGACACCAAGGTCAACAAGGTGACGCCACCACCGGCCAACAAGCCTGTGGAAAAACAGGAAGCACCGAAAACCGCGGTAGCCACTGTCGCCCCTTCCCCGCAGCACACGGCCACCAAGCGCGAGGAAGTCAAACCCGAACCAGCCGCCAAGGAAGCGCCCTCCTTCGACAGCTCGCAGTTGAGCAATGAAATCGCCAGCCTGGAAGCCGAACTGTCGGCCGAACAGCAGCTTTATGCCAAGCGGCCGAAGATCCATCGCCTCAATGCGGCCTCGACCATGCGCGACAAGGGCGCCTGGTACAAGGATGACTGGCGCAAGAAAGTCGAGCGGGTCGGCAACCTGAACTACCCGGAAGAAGCGCGCCGCCAGCAGATCTACGGCAACCTGCGGCTATTGGTCTCGATCAATCACGATGGCTCGCTCTATGAAGTGCTGGTGCTGGAGTCCTCGGGCCACCCACTGCTGGATCAGGCCGCACAGCGAATTGTACGTCTGGCAGCGCCATTTTCGCCGTTCACCGGCGATCTGGCCGACATCGATCGGCTGGAAATCATCCGCACCTGGAAGTTTGCACGGGGTGACAAGCTGTCCAGTAACTGA